In Janthinobacterium sp. J1-1, a single genomic region encodes these proteins:
- a CDS encoding pitrilysin family protein codes for MIPAFALALSAMASSAIAQQAATTPPGKPASAKSAAAAKADLLPFRATEKTLANGLKIIVVPTGFPNIVSLQIPVQTGSRNEVEPGKSGFAHFFEHMMFRGTKAYPPEQYQEIITRAGARQNAYTSDDLTNYHTTFAKDDLETVLKVEADRFQHLDYPEDAFKTESRAVLGEYNKNSANPVSKLFEVMRDSAYTTHTYKHTTMGFIKDIEDMPNQYAYSKLFFDRWYRPERTTIIIAGDVEPQKAIALVEKYWSKWQRGKQQAAVPAEPAPRGPVYSHVAWPTPTLPWVAVGFHAPAFSVKDKDQAALATLLSLSFGRTSPLYQRLVQNEQKVDQLFDMTPNRVDPTLAVIGARVKNIDDAVYVRDAILKTVAQLRDTPVSDKDLADAKSAQKYGLIRSLDNTEQIAGTLASYVHFDRSYATINQYYRLLDTLTPADLQAAARAYLTDERLVVTTLSNQAMPSAIATTPKLASLLPAAPTAKFDVLVQKSSLPQIRYKLLFTVGSAQDPQGKEGLAALTAAMVASGGSGQRKIDEINQALFPLAGSFSQQTDKEMTTFTGAIHRDNWAQFNQIALPQLLSPGFREDDFRRLKDGQKNALLLDLKDNNEEEFAKERLQTNVYAGTPYGHPVLGTLAGIEAITLDDVKQFWKSAYAQGAVKVGISGDVSDGMTASLTQALAQLPSGPGLPASVKPVGHKAQGLQVEIIEKNTRATAISFGLPLDVTRTHPDFPALWLAKTWLGEHRASNSYLYQRIREIRGMNYGDYAYIEAFPRGMNQFFPSPNLGRKAQLFEIWIRPVAPENAHFALRVALTELGKLVDNGLTQEQFETTRGYLMKNVFVMTSTQDQQLGYALDSQWYGTPEFTKLMRDGLSKLTVLDVNSAIKRHLSAQNLSVVMVAKDAAGLKEKLASDAFSPIKYDGNKPQALLDEDKVIGAMKLNIQPAAIVVTPAAQAFAR; via the coding sequence ATGATTCCTGCATTTGCCCTGGCTTTGTCGGCCATGGCGTCATCCGCCATCGCCCAGCAAGCGGCCACCACCCCGCCGGGCAAACCTGCCAGCGCCAAAAGCGCTGCCGCCGCCAAGGCCGACCTGCTGCCGTTCAGGGCGACCGAAAAAACGCTGGCCAATGGCCTGAAAATCATCGTCGTGCCGACCGGTTTTCCGAATATCGTCTCGCTGCAGATTCCCGTCCAGACCGGTTCGCGCAATGAAGTCGAGCCGGGCAAGTCCGGCTTTGCGCATTTTTTTGAACATATGATGTTCCGCGGCACCAAGGCTTATCCGCCCGAGCAATACCAGGAGATCATCACCAGGGCCGGCGCGCGCCAGAACGCCTACACCAGCGACGACCTGACCAATTACCACACCACCTTCGCGAAAGACGACCTGGAAACCGTGCTGAAGGTGGAAGCGGACCGCTTCCAGCACCTCGATTATCCGGAAGACGCCTTCAAGACCGAATCGCGCGCCGTGCTGGGCGAGTACAACAAGAACAGCGCCAATCCGGTGTCGAAACTGTTCGAAGTGATGCGCGACAGCGCCTACACCACGCATACCTACAAGCATACGACGATGGGCTTCATCAAGGACATCGAAGACATGCCGAACCAGTACGCGTATTCGAAGCTGTTCTTCGACCGCTGGTACAGGCCGGAACGCACGACCATCATCATCGCCGGCGACGTCGAGCCGCAAAAAGCCATCGCGCTGGTGGAAAAATACTGGAGCAAATGGCAGCGCGGCAAGCAGCAGGCGGCCGTGCCGGCGGAACCGGCGCCACGTGGCCCCGTCTACAGCCATGTCGCCTGGCCGACACCGACCCTGCCCTGGGTGGCGGTGGGCTTCCACGCACCGGCGTTTTCCGTGAAAGACAAGGACCAGGCCGCGCTGGCGACCCTGCTGTCGCTGTCGTTCGGCCGCACCTCGCCGCTGTACCAGCGCCTGGTGCAGAACGAACAGAAGGTCGATCAGCTGTTCGACATGACGCCGAACCGGGTCGATCCGACCCTGGCCGTGATCGGCGCGCGCGTGAAAAACATCGATGACGCCGTGTACGTACGCGACGCCATCCTGAAGACCGTGGCGCAATTGCGCGACACGCCAGTCAGCGACAAGGACCTGGCGGACGCCAAGTCGGCGCAAAAATACGGCTTGATCCGCTCGCTCGACAATACCGAGCAGATCGCCGGCACCTTGGCCTCCTACGTGCATTTCGACCGGTCTTATGCCACCATCAACCAGTACTACCGCCTGCTCGACACCCTCACGCCAGCCGACCTGCAAGCGGCCGCGCGCGCCTATCTGACGGACGAGCGCCTGGTCGTCACCACCCTGTCGAACCAGGCCATGCCGTCCGCCATCGCCACCACGCCAAAGCTGGCCAGCCTGCTGCCGGCCGCGCCGACGGCGAAATTCGACGTGCTGGTGCAAAAATCGAGCTTGCCGCAAATCCGCTACAAGCTGCTGTTTACGGTAGGCTCGGCGCAGGACCCGCAGGGCAAGGAAGGCCTGGCCGCGCTGACGGCCGCGATGGTGGCCTCGGGCGGATCTGGCCAGCGCAAGATCGACGAGATCAACCAGGCCCTGTTCCCGCTGGCCGGCAGCTTCAGCCAGCAGACCGACAAGGAAATGACGACGTTTACGGGTGCCATCCACAGGGATAACTGGGCGCAGTTCAACCAGATCGCCCTGCCGCAGCTGCTGTCGCCGGGTTTCCGCGAGGACGATTTCCGCCGCCTCAAGGATGGCCAGAAGAACGCGCTGCTGCTGGACCTGAAGGACAATAACGAGGAAGAATTCGCCAAGGAACGCCTGCAAACCAATGTGTATGCGGGCACGCCGTATGGCCATCCGGTGCTGGGCACCCTGGCCGGCATCGAGGCGATCACCCTGGACGACGTGAAACAGTTCTGGAAGAGCGCCTACGCACAAGGTGCGGTCAAGGTCGGCATCTCCGGCGACGTCTCCGACGGCATGACGGCTTCGCTGACGCAGGCGTTGGCGCAGCTCCCAAGCGGTCCTGGCTTGCCGGCCAGCGTGAAACCGGTGGGCCACAAGGCGCAGGGCCTGCAAGTGGAGATCATCGAGAAAAACACGCGCGCCACCGCGATTTCCTTCGGCCTGCCGCTCGACGTGACACGCACGCATCCGGACTTCCCGGCCCTGTGGCTGGCGAAAACCTGGCTCGGCGAACACCGCGCGTCGAACTCCTATCTGTACCAGCGCATCCGTGAAATCCGCGGCATGAACTATGGCGACTATGCGTATATCGAAGCCTTCCCGCGCGGCATGAACCAGTTCTTCCCCAGCCCCAACCTGGGCCGCAAGGCGCAGCTGTTTGAAATCTGGATCCGCCCGGTCGCGCCGGAAAACGCCCACTTCGCGCTGCGCGTGGCCCTGACGGAATTGGGCAAGCTGGTCGACAACGGCCTGACGCAGGAACAGTTCGAGACCACCCGTGGCTACCTGATGAAAAACGTCTTCGTGATGACCTCGACGCAGGACCAGCAACTGGGCTATGCGCTCGACTCGCAATGGTATGGCACGCCCGAGTTCACCAAGCTGATGCGCGATGGCCTGTCGAAGCTGACGGTGCTTGACGTGAACAGCGCCATCAAACGGCACTTGTCGGCGCAGAACCTGTCGGTGGTGATGGTGGCCAAGGATGCGGCCGGCCTGAAGGAAAAGCTGGCCAGCGATGCGTTCTCGCCGATCAAGTACGACGGCAACAAGCCGCAAGCCTTGCTCGATGAAGACAAGGTGATCGGCGCGATGAAGCTGAACATCCAGCCGGCAGCCATCGTGGTCACGCCTGCGGCGCAGGCGTTTGCCAGGTAA
- a CDS encoding DUF1852 domain-containing protein — protein MSKDFTFSIKSICFDENYHPADNTRMTTNFANLARGLSRQENLRNTLRMIANRFNNLAHWDNPNGDRYAVELDIISVEMNIDAEGSNNALPLIEILKPNIIDKKTGERIDGIAGNNFSSYVRDYDFSVLLPEYNNNKSSFSTPDNFGDFHGKLFRHFVKSSTYREHFKKPPVICISASSSKTYHRTENQHPILGVEYQQNEFSSTDQYFEKMGMQVRYFMPPNSSAPLAFYFIGDLLGDYTNLELIGTISTMETFQRIYRPEIYNANSAAGKFYQPSLKNQDYSLTQIVYDREERSQLAVKQGKYTEEHFIKPYKNILEQWAANYAL, from the coding sequence ATGAGCAAAGATTTTACCTTCAGCATCAAGAGCATTTGTTTCGATGAAAACTATCATCCGGCAGATAATACGCGCATGACGACCAACTTTGCCAATCTGGCCAGAGGACTAAGCCGCCAGGAAAACTTGCGCAATACGCTGAGGATGATCGCCAATCGTTTCAACAACCTGGCGCATTGGGACAACCCGAACGGCGATCGTTATGCTGTCGAGCTCGACATCATTTCGGTCGAGATGAATATTGATGCCGAAGGCAGCAATAATGCGCTGCCGTTGATCGAGATATTGAAACCGAATATCATCGATAAAAAAACCGGCGAGCGCATCGATGGCATTGCAGGCAATAACTTTTCATCCTACGTGCGCGACTACGACTTCAGCGTGCTGCTGCCAGAGTACAACAATAACAAATCCAGCTTCAGCACGCCCGATAATTTCGGCGATTTCCATGGCAAGCTGTTCAGGCACTTTGTCAAGTCAAGCACTTACCGAGAGCATTTCAAGAAGCCGCCGGTGATCTGCATCAGCGCCTCGAGCAGCAAGACTTATCATCGGACCGAGAATCAGCATCCCATCCTGGGGGTCGAGTATCAACAGAATGAATTCTCGTCGACGGATCAATATTTCGAAAAAATGGGCATGCAGGTCCGCTATTTCATGCCGCCCAACAGTTCCGCACCATTGGCCTTTTATTTTATCGGCGACCTGCTTGGCGACTACACCAATCTTGAACTGATCGGCACCATCAGCACGATGGAAACATTTCAGAGGATTTACCGTCCCGAGATCTACAATGCCAATTCCGCGGCGGGGAAGTTTTATCAACCCAGCCTGAAGAACCAGGATTATTCATTGACGCAAATTGTCTACGACCGGGAAGAGCGCAGCCAGTTGGCCGTCAAACAGGGAAAATATACGGAAGAGCACTTCATCAAGCCATATAAAAATATTCTCGAACAATGGGCTGCGAATTACGCGCTCTGA
- a CDS encoding methionine synthase, with protein MKKLLPTSTAGSLPKPSWLAEPEKLWSPWKLQDEELIEGKQDALRLSLQEQQHAGIDIVSDGEQTRQHFVTTFIEHLNGVDFEKRETVRIRDRYDASVPTVVGAVSRQKPVFVEDAKFLRRQTSQPIKWALPGPMTMIDTLYDSHYKSREKLAWEFAKILNQEARELEAAGVDIIQFDEPAFNVFFDEVNDWGIATLERAIEGLKCETAIHICYGYGIKANTDWKKTLGSEWRQYEESFPKLQQSSIDIISLECHNSLVPIDLIELIRGKKVMVGAIDVASNTVETPEEVADTLRKALKFVDADKLYPSTNCGMAPLPRDVARGKLNALSAGAAIIRAELSR; from the coding sequence ATGAAAAAATTATTGCCTACTTCAACTGCCGGCAGCTTGCCGAAACCTTCCTGGCTGGCCGAACCTGAAAAACTCTGGTCGCCGTGGAAACTGCAAGACGAAGAATTAATCGAGGGCAAACAAGATGCTCTGCGTTTGTCACTGCAGGAACAACAGCACGCGGGCATCGATATCGTCAGCGATGGCGAGCAGACCCGCCAGCATTTTGTCACCACGTTCATCGAGCATCTGAACGGCGTTGATTTTGAAAAACGCGAGACCGTCAGGATCCGTGATCGCTATGATGCGAGCGTGCCGACAGTCGTCGGCGCCGTGAGCCGCCAGAAGCCGGTGTTTGTCGAAGACGCCAAGTTTCTACGCCGGCAGACCAGCCAACCGATCAAATGGGCCCTGCCGGGTCCGATGACGATGATCGATACGCTGTATGACAGCCACTACAAGAGCCGCGAAAAACTGGCCTGGGAATTTGCCAAGATCCTCAATCAGGAAGCCAGGGAACTGGAGGCCGCCGGCGTCGACATCATCCAGTTTGACGAACCCGCCTTCAATGTTTTCTTCGACGAGGTCAATGACTGGGGGATTGCCACCCTGGAACGGGCGATTGAAGGGCTGAAATGCGAAACCGCCATCCATATTTGCTATGGCTACGGCATCAAGGCCAATACGGACTGGAAAAAGACGCTGGGCTCCGAGTGGCGCCAGTATGAAGAATCGTTCCCCAAGCTGCAGCAATCGAGTATCGACATCATCTCGCTGGAATGCCACAACTCGCTTGTTCCGATCGACCTGATTGAACTCATACGCGGCAAAAAAGTGATGGTCGGGGCGATTGACGTGGCCAGCAATACCGTCGAAACGCCAGAGGAAGTCGCCGACACCCTGCGCAAGGCGCTGAAATTTGTCGATGCCGACAAGCTCTACCCTTCCACCAACTGTGGCATGGCGCCCTTGCCGCGTGACGTGGCAAGAGGCAAACTGAATGCCCTCAGTGCGGGCGCAGCAATCATCCGCGCAGAACTCTCGCGCTAG
- a CDS encoding MFS transporter: MHYPQAATSLATRFSAIFKGRSGILLLSVFLNFAGFTLIIPVLPFSVARYVVAGEVAFWVALILAVYALCSFVAAPVLGALSDRHGRRPVLLLSLCGSALGFAVFGIGGALWVLVLGRVMEGLTAGSISTLYAYVADTHAPAERGPAFGLLGVAGGLGFMLGPVLGGLLGQLSLSAPLYGASALALVNAWLVQRYLPESLPPGKRSAPPQGGRFNAISQLAAALRERRLRLLFGVVFCFAFGSVVLQSNLAVMLKELLAFGPAAIGFVLAGIGVMDIVSQGLVATWLLPRFGERRVATAGLLINACGLLLLALLGLFPVLPLLAGGIAMFTFGDGLFQPSVSALIADAAPAGRQGEVQGANQAQQSIARMGGPLASAWLYGLHAGAPYAVAATAVLLAAAALGRRKPQGQ; the protein is encoded by the coding sequence ATGCATTATCCCCAAGCGGCGACCTCGCTCGCCACCCGTTTTTCCGCCATCTTCAAAGGCCGCAGCGGCATTTTGCTGCTGTCCGTCTTTCTCAATTTCGCCGGTTTTACCCTGATTATTCCCGTGCTGCCGTTCTCGGTGGCGCGTTATGTTGTCGCCGGCGAGGTCGCTTTCTGGGTCGCGCTGATCCTGGCCGTATACGCGCTGTGTTCGTTTGTTGCCGCGCCCGTGCTGGGGGCGCTGAGCGACCGCCATGGCCGGCGCCCGGTACTGCTGCTGTCGCTGTGCGGCTCGGCCCTCGGTTTTGCTGTGTTCGGTATCGGCGGCGCGCTGTGGGTGCTGGTGCTGGGGCGCGTGATGGAAGGCCTGACGGCCGGCAGCATTTCCACCCTGTACGCCTATGTCGCCGATACCCATGCCCCGGCCGAGCGCGGACCCGCGTTTGGCCTGCTGGGCGTGGCCGGCGGTCTCGGTTTCATGCTGGGGCCGGTGCTTGGCGGCTTGCTGGGGCAGCTATCATTGTCCGCGCCGCTGTATGGCGCCAGCGCGCTGGCGCTGGTGAACGCCTGGCTGGTCCAGCGCTACCTGCCGGAAAGCCTGCCTCCTGGCAAGCGCAGTGCGCCCCCTCAAGGCGGCCGCTTCAACGCCATCAGCCAGCTGGCCGCAGCCCTGCGTGAACGGCGCCTGCGCCTGCTGTTCGGCGTGGTGTTCTGTTTTGCCTTCGGCAGCGTGGTGCTGCAATCGAACCTGGCGGTGATGCTGAAGGAGTTGCTCGCTTTCGGGCCCGCCGCCATCGGTTTCGTGCTGGCCGGTATCGGCGTGATGGATATCGTCAGCCAGGGGCTGGTCGCGACCTGGCTGCTGCCGCGCTTTGGCGAACGGCGCGTCGCCACGGCCGGCCTGCTGATCAATGCGTGCGGCTTGCTGCTGCTGGCACTGCTGGGCCTGTTTCCCGTGCTGCCGCTGCTGGCTGGCGGCATCGCCATGTTCACCTTCGGCGACGGCCTGTTTCAGCCGTCCGTCAGCGCGCTGATCGCCGACGCGGCGCCGGCCGGACGCCAGGGCGAGGTGCAGGGCGCGAACCAGGCGCAACAGTCGATTGCGCGCATGGGCGGTCCGCTGGCCAGCGCCTGGCTGTATGGCCTGCATGCGGGGGCGCCGTATGCGGTGGCGGCGACGGCGGTGCTGCTGGCCGCCGCCGCGCTGGGCCGGCGCAAACCGCAAGGCCAATAA
- a CDS encoding helix-turn-helix domain-containing protein, translating into MTEKTPRRPRRDDALSRERIIAASIELLDSGGEAALTFRTLSERLATGPGAIYGHIASKHDLLVAACDAIVSRTVDLGAAGAAPAQTVRGVALAMFDAMDAHPWIGAALTWTAGQLTMVRIIECLGQQVRALGVAPEKHWATISALLNYILGVGGQNAANAQAARLRGAGRAEVLGAVAASWSQLDAQAYPFVRSVAAQMSAHDDRADFLVGIDLILEGMVSRAGH; encoded by the coding sequence ATGACTGAAAAAACACCACGCCGTCCCCGCCGCGACGATGCGCTGTCGCGCGAGCGCATCATTGCCGCCTCGATCGAGTTGCTCGACAGCGGAGGCGAGGCCGCGCTGACCTTCCGCACCCTGTCCGAACGGCTGGCCACCGGGCCGGGCGCCATCTACGGGCATATCGCCAGCAAGCACGACCTGCTGGTGGCGGCCTGCGACGCCATCGTGTCGCGCACGGTGGACCTGGGTGCGGCGGGCGCGGCGCCCGCGCAGACCGTGCGCGGCGTGGCGCTGGCCATGTTCGACGCGATGGATGCGCACCCCTGGATCGGTGCGGCGCTGACCTGGACGGCGGGGCAATTGACGATGGTGCGCATTATCGAATGCCTGGGCCAGCAGGTGCGCGCGCTGGGCGTGGCACCGGAAAAACACTGGGCCACCATCTCGGCCTTGCTGAACTACATACTCGGCGTCGGCGGCCAGAACGCCGCCAACGCCCAGGCCGCCCGTCTGCGCGGCGCCGGCCGGGCCGAGGTACTGGGTGCGGTGGCCGCCAGCTGGTCGCAGCTCGATGCGCAAGCCTATCCCTTCGTGCGCAGTGTCGCGGCGCAGATGAGCGCGCACGACGACCGTGCTGATTTTCTGGTGGGAATCGACCTGATCCTGGAAGGCATGGTGTCGCGCGCCGGCCACTGA
- a CDS encoding NAD(P)/FAD-dependent oxidoreductase translates to MKTPVTIIGAGLGGLVLARVLHLHGIAATVYEAEACATSRAQGGMLDIHDYNGQLALQAAGLMAQFHALILEGRQAMRVLERDGTVLLDEPDDGSGTRPEVQRGELRQMLLDSLPAGTVQWNHKVSSVAALGNGRHAVAFAHGATVETSLLVGADGAWSRVRPLLSSATPGYIGTSYVETWLHDAGARHPASAQIVGGGQMCAPAQGHSIMAHRERGETLHAYVMLARPLAWFDDIDFTDQAAAGARIARQFDGWAPALTALITDSDTAPLLRPLYALPVDHRWERVPGVTLLGDAAHLAAPNGEGANLAMLDGAELGQALAAHPEDVEAALASYEQAMFSRSAQAAMEGEQLQRLLTGDNAAARLVSMLTS, encoded by the coding sequence ATGAAAACACCGGTCACCATTATCGGCGCGGGCCTGGGCGGCCTCGTGCTGGCCCGCGTGCTGCATCTGCACGGCATCGCCGCCACGGTCTACGAAGCGGAAGCCTGCGCCACGTCGCGCGCGCAGGGCGGCATGCTCGACATCCACGACTACAACGGCCAGCTGGCCCTGCAGGCGGCGGGGCTGATGGCACAATTTCACGCGCTGATCCTGGAAGGCCGGCAGGCGATGCGCGTGCTGGAGCGCGACGGCACCGTCCTGCTCGACGAACCCGACGATGGTTCGGGCACGCGCCCGGAAGTGCAGCGTGGCGAGCTGCGGCAAATGTTGCTCGATTCCTTGCCCGCCGGTACCGTGCAATGGAATCACAAGGTCAGCAGTGTGGCTGCGCTGGGCAATGGCCGTCACGCCGTCGCGTTTGCGCATGGGGCCACAGTTGAAACGTCATTACTGGTGGGCGCCGACGGCGCCTGGTCGCGGGTACGGCCCTTGTTATCGAGCGCGACGCCCGGCTATATCGGCACCTCGTATGTGGAAACGTGGCTGCACGATGCCGGGGCGCGGCATCCGGCCAGCGCGCAGATCGTCGGCGGCGGGCAGATGTGCGCGCCGGCACAGGGCCATTCGATCATGGCGCATCGCGAACGCGGCGAGACCTTGCACGCCTATGTCATGCTGGCCAGGCCGCTGGCCTGGTTTGACGATATCGATTTTACGGACCAGGCCGCGGCCGGCGCGCGTATTGCAAGGCAATTCGACGGCTGGGCGCCGGCATTGACGGCCCTGATCACAGACAGCGACACGGCGCCGCTATTGCGCCCCCTGTACGCCCTGCCCGTCGATCACCGCTGGGAGCGGGTGCCCGGCGTCACGCTGCTTGGCGACGCGGCCCACCTGGCCGCTCCGAATGGCGAAGGCGCCAACCTGGCCATGCTGGACGGCGCCGAGCTGGGCCAGGCCCTGGCCGCCCATCCGGAGGATGTCGAGGCCGCATTGGCAAGTTATGAGCAGGCCATGTTCAGCCGCAGCGCACAGGCAGCCATGGAGGGCGAGCAGCTACAACGGCTGCTGACCGGCGACAACGCGGCCGCCAGGCTGGTCAGCATGCTGACATCATGA
- a CDS encoding DNA/RNA non-specific endonuclease produces the protein MIQRTIARLGLACGLLATALAANTAWAAACPAHYVDGRPPEITNPKLDVSTTELCYTVFGVMHSGVTRTPLWSAEHLTASNVEAAQDLSRENSFHAERKLPAGQRAELADYARSGFDRGHMAPNGDMPDRRSQQDSFTLANMVPQDARNNRYVWAGIEGAVRKMAKKEGALYVITGPAFIGGNLRKVGRVLVPSHLYKAVYSPRQGAGAAYFIANTDTRDYEVLSIAQLEDKLGINLLPSLTRQQKLRMLSLPKINSKKFK, from the coding sequence ATGATTCAACGTACCATCGCCAGGCTCGGCCTGGCGTGCGGCCTGCTGGCGACAGCGCTGGCCGCGAACACCGCCTGGGCCGCCGCCTGTCCCGCACATTATGTCGATGGCCGGCCGCCCGAAATCACCAATCCCAAGCTGGACGTATCGACCACCGAGCTGTGCTACACCGTGTTTGGCGTCATGCATTCCGGTGTCACGCGCACGCCGCTGTGGTCGGCCGAGCACCTGACGGCCAGCAATGTCGAAGCGGCGCAGGATTTGTCGCGCGAAAACTCGTTTCATGCGGAACGCAAGCTGCCCGCCGGCCAGCGCGCCGAACTGGCCGATTATGCGCGCAGCGGCTTCGACCGCGGACATATGGCGCCGAATGGCGACATGCCCGACCGCCGCAGCCAGCAGGACAGTTTTACCCTGGCCAATATGGTGCCGCAAGATGCGCGCAACAACCGCTATGTATGGGCCGGCATCGAAGGCGCCGTGCGCAAGATGGCCAAGAAGGAAGGCGCGCTGTATGTGATCACAGGGCCGGCCTTTATCGGAGGCAACTTGCGCAAAGTGGGCCGGGTGCTCGTCCCCAGCCATTTGTACAAGGCCGTCTACAGCCCGCGCCAGGGCGCCGGCGCCGCCTACTTTATCGCCAACACCGATACCAGGGACTATGAAGTGCTGAGCATCGCCCAACTGGAAGACAAGCTTGGCATCAATCTGTTACCGTCGCTGACGCGCCAGCAAAAGCTGCGCATGCTCAGCTTGCCCAAGATCAACAGCAAAAAGTTCAAATAA
- a CDS encoding SRPBCC family protein produces MIKKTLLLIAIFVAGVLGFATTKPDIFKVQREVSIKAPPQKIAALITDFREWKTWSPWETLDPGMQRTYSGPDSGKGARYAWQGNDKVGAGRMEIIEAPGPERTVIKLDFLQPYVSHNTTIFTLAPDGDGTRVNWTMTGPTPYASKVMNVFVSMDTLIGKDFDKGLAQLKQAVED; encoded by the coding sequence ATGATCAAGAAGACCTTGCTGCTGATTGCCATTTTCGTTGCCGGCGTGCTCGGCTTTGCCACCACCAAGCCGGATATCTTCAAGGTGCAGCGCGAAGTGAGCATCAAGGCGCCGCCGCAGAAGATCGCCGCGCTGATCACCGATTTCCGCGAGTGGAAAACCTGGTCGCCCTGGGAAACGCTCGATCCCGGCATGCAGCGCACCTACAGCGGCCCGGACAGCGGCAAGGGCGCGCGCTATGCGTGGCAGGGCAATGACAAGGTGGGCGCCGGCCGCATGGAAATCATCGAGGCGCCCGGCCCCGAGCGCACCGTGATCAAGCTCGACTTCCTGCAGCCCTACGTCAGCCACAACACCACCATCTTCACCCTGGCACCCGACGGGGACGGAACGCGGGTCAACTGGACCATGACCGGCCCCACCCCGTATGCCAGCAAGGTCATGAATGTATTTGTCAGCATGGACACCCTGATCGGCAAGGATTTCGACAAGGGCCTGGCGCAATTGAAGCAGGCCGTGGAGGACTGA
- a CDS encoding response regulator: protein MIDAPLPLPAQREPVPALPTILYVDDEANALKYFQRAMSPLAHVLTAMSVEEGKRVLDEHAARIAVLVSDQRMPGAYGNELLSYAWDRHPHIVRILTTAYSEMEHTVEAVNQGQIHRYIQKPWDIAALRMELKQALALAQLRSEHAQLLREKLLVRQRQAVANRIGCLYSLCASLAGPEQQLPVEAYLSAALTAGVIAPEPDWLLMDYADLVASEAFRSTAFGADVRQQLDALEAAHPGRGVEQTIDLLLPVFGAAVRDVGGTILFLESRLLTEFLEAPTGTPVSSTHAFWLASLLWLARRGWSLQVDASEQGLQGKVMQAEPALTPDHLAAWIEQF, encoded by the coding sequence ATGATTGACGCCCCTCTGCCTTTGCCGGCCCAGCGCGAGCCGGTACCCGCCTTGCCGACGATACTGTATGTCGATGACGAGGCCAACGCCCTCAAATATTTCCAGCGCGCCATGTCGCCGCTGGCCCATGTGCTGACCGCCATGTCGGTCGAGGAGGGCAAGCGCGTGCTCGACGAACACGCGGCCCGGATCGCCGTGCTGGTCTCCGACCAGCGCATGCCTGGCGCCTACGGCAATGAATTGCTGTCGTATGCCTGGGACCGCCATCCGCATATCGTGCGCATTCTCACCACCGCGTATTCCGAGATGGAACATACGGTGGAGGCCGTCAACCAGGGCCAGATCCACCGCTATATCCAGAAGCCGTGGGATATCGCGGCGCTGCGCATGGAGTTGAAGCAGGCGCTGGCGCTGGCGCAGCTGCGCAGCGAGCACGCCCAGTTGCTGCGCGAAAAGCTGCTGGTGCGCCAGCGCCAGGCGGTCGCCAACCGCATCGGCTGCCTGTACAGCCTGTGTGCCAGCCTGGCCGGGCCGGAGCAGCAATTGCCGGTGGAAGCGTATCTGTCGGCCGCCTTGACGGCCGGCGTGATTGCGCCGGAACCGGACTGGCTGCTGATGGATTATGCCGACCTGGTCGCGTCGGAGGCATTCCGCAGCACCGCCTTCGGCGCCGATGTGCGGCAGCAGCTCGACGCGCTGGAAGCGGCGCACCCGGGACGCGGCGTGGAGCAGACCATCGACCTGCTGCTGCCGGTGTTCGGCGCGGCGGTGCGCGACGTTGGCGGCACGATATTGTTTCTTGAGAGCCGCTTGTTGACGGAATTTCTGGAAGCGCCGACCGGCACGCCGGTCTCGTCGACGCACGCTTTCTGGCTGGCCAGCCTGCTGTGGCTGGCGCGGCGCGGCTGGTCGCTGCAGGTCGATGCCAGCGAGCAGGGCTTGCAGGGCAAGGTGATGCAGGCCGAACCGGCGCTCACGCCCGATCACCTGGCGGCGTGGATCGAGCAGTTCTGA